The following DNA comes from Pirellulales bacterium.
CGATTTGTCGCGGGTTCCAGCAAATCAGTTTCGTACTTTGTTAGCAAATTTACCCACCGTCTAAAGCGCTCTGAACGCCGGCGCGATCGTCGTGTTTGAATCACATCGAATTCGCGTTCGCAACCTGCCGCTCGCCTAGCGCGACTTTGCATACGAACCAATCGGTCTTCTCCCAGGAGCCTTGAATATGAGCACCGCAGACAGCTCTTACGACCGGATCAACGACTACACGGCGGTCAAGATCAGCCTGGCCCGGCCGCACGATATTCGCAGTTGGTCGTTCGGCGAAGTGAAAAAGCCGGAAACCATCAACTACCGCACCTACCGTCCGGAAAAAGACGGCCTGTTCTGCGAGCGCATCTTTGGCCCGGAAAAAGACTGGGAATGCGCCTGCGGCAAGTATCGCGGCATGAAATACAAGGGCATGATCTGCGATCGTTGCGGCGTGAAGGTGACGCACAGCCGCGTCCGCCGCAAGCGGATGGGCCACATCGAATTGGCTGCGCCGGTCGTGCATATCTGGTTTTTCAAGGCCATGCCGAGCCGCCTCGGCAATCTGCTCGACATGAAAACGACCAGCCTGGAAAAAGTGATCTACTTCCAGGACTACGTCGTCACGAACCCCGGCGACACGCCGCTGAAAAAGCAGCAATTGCTGACCGAGGAAGAATACCGCGCCGCGCGCGAGCAATATGGCGACGGCTCGTTCGAGGCCGAGATGGGCGCCGAAGCAGTGCGCAAGCTGCTCGTGGGTCTCGATTTGGTCACGCTCTCCAAGCAATTGCGCGAAGATTTGCACGAGACCAATTCCAAGCAAAAAAAGAAGGACCTCATCAATCGGCTGAAAATCGTCGAATCCATCCGCGATAGCGACAACAAGCCGGAATGGATGGTGCTCGACGTGATTCCGGTCATCCCGCCGGACTTGCGACCGCTGGTGCTGTTGGATTCGGGCAATTTCGCCACCAGCGACTTGAACGATCTCTACCGCCGCATCATCAACCGCAACAACCGCTTGAAAAAGCTGGTCGATCTGAATGCGCCAGAGGTGATCATCCGCAACGAAAAACGCATGCTCCAGCAATCGGTCGACGCGCTGTTCGACAACAATCGCTGCAAGCGGCCCGTGCTCGGATCGAGCAATCGCCCCTTGAAATCGCTGACCGACATGATCAAGGGGAAGCAGGGCCGCTTCCGCGAGAATCTGCTCGGCAAGCGCGTCGATTATTCCGCCCGTAGCGTGATCGTGGTCGGGCCGACTTTGCGGCTGCACCAATGCGGGCTGCCGAAAAAGATCGCGCTCGAATTGTTTCAGCCGTTCATCATTCGCCGGCTGAAAGAGCTCAACCACGCCGATACGATCAAAAGCGCCAAGAAGATGCTCGAGCGCAAGGACGATGAGGTATGGGATATCCTCGAAGAGGTGATCCGCAATCACCCCGTGCTTCTCAATCGCGCCCCGACGCTGCATCGCATGGGCATCCAGGCGTTCGAGCCGGTGTTGGTCGAAGGCAACGCGATCAAGCTGCACCCGCTGGTTTGCAAGGGATTCAACGCCGATTTCGATGGCGACCAGATGGCCGTCCATTTGCCGCTGTCGATTGAAGCCCAGGTCGAAGCCCATACGCTGATGATGGCCACGAACAACATCTTCAGCCCGGCCAACGGCGCGCCGATCATCAGCCCGTCGCAAGACGTGGTGATGGGTTGTTATTATCTGACGATGATTCTCCACGCCAGCCAGCAGGGCGAGGGGATGATTTTCTCATCGCTCGACGAAGTGCAGTTGGCCTATTCGCTCGGCGTCGTGAAGACGCACGCTCGGATCAAGGTCCGGCTGCCGAAGAATCGCCGGCTCAAAACCGACAACGAAGCGCTGGCCAAGCCAGGCGCGCTGATCGACACGACCGTCGGCCGCGTGATGTTCAATTCCACGCTCCCCGAGGGAATGCTGTTCTACAACCTTCCGATGCGTTCCAGCGAGTTGGCCAAGGTTATTTCGGATTGCTATCAAGCGCTCGGCCGGCGGAAGACCATCGATCTGCTCGACGATATGAACCGCCTCGGCTTCCGCAACAGTACGCGCAGCGGTCTTTCGTTTGCCACCGACGATCTCATCACACCGTCGAATAAGTCGCGAATCATCGGCGAAGCCGAAAAGTCGGTGCTCAAGATCTACAAGCTCTATCAACGCGGCATCATCACCGAAGGGGAGCGATACAACCAGGTGCTCGACGCTTGGACGCACGCCCGCGAAAAAATCACCACGGAAATGATGACCGAGCTGGAAAACGACCATCGGCATACGAACTACGTCAACCCGATCTTCTTGATGGCCCACTCGGGTGCCCGAGGCGGCGTCGAGCAAATTCGCCAGTTGGCCGGGATGCGCGGTTTGATGGCCAAGCCGTCGGGCAAGATCATCGAAACGCCGATCAAGGCCAACTTCCGCGAAGGGCTGACAGTGCTGGAATATTTCAGCTCGACGCACGGCGCCCGCAAAGGCTTGGCCGACACGGCCCTCAAGACGGCCGACTCCGGCTATCTGACCCGCAAGCTGGCCGACGTTGCCCAAAATGTCGTCATCACGATGCACGATTGCGGCACGACGCAAGGGATCACCAAGGGAGTAATCTACCGCGGTGAAAAGGTCGAAGTCGGTTTGGCTGATTCGATCCGCGGCCGCGTGAGCCGGGCCAACATCGTCAACCCGATCACCGACGAAATGGTGGTCGCCGAAAGCGAGCTAATCACTCCCAAGGTCGCGCGCCGGATCGAGGATCTCGGTCTGGAAAAGATTCAGGTTCGCAGCGCGCTCACCTGCGATGCCCCGCTGGGCATTTGCCGGTTGTGCTACGGCATGGACCTTTCGACCGGCACACTGGTCGAAGAAGGCATGGCCGTCGGAATCATCGGCGCCCAAAGCATCGGCGAACCGGGCACGCAACTCACCATGCGCACCTTCCACATCGGCGGCGTCGGTCAGCGCTCGATCGTCGACAACGAAAGCCGAGCCAAGAAGAACGGCGTCGTCCAGTTCACGCGGCTGAAAGTCGTGCGCAACGACGCGGGCGAGCAAGTCGTGCTCACGCGCAACGGCGAAATTCAAGTGTTGGACCCCAAGGGACGAGAACTCGAGAAATACGAAGTTCCCGCGGGCGCCATCCTGTTGGTCGAAGAGAACCAGGAAGTCAAGACCGGCACCGTTCTCTGCCAATGGGATCCGCACAGCATCCCGATTCTCGCCGAAGTCACCGGCAAGGTTCGCTACGAGGACGTGATCGAAGGCGAAACGATGCGCATCGAAAAGGACCCCAGCGGTCACGTTCGCCGCATGGTGCTCGAACACAAGGGGGATTTCCATCCGCAAGTGGTCTTGGAAGACGAGTCGGGAAAAATTCTCGACTTCTACTACCTGCCGGAAAAGGCCTATATCGAAGTGAACGAAGGCGATCAGGTCACGGCCGGAACGCTGCTGGCCAAAACGCCTCGTGAAGTATCCGGCACGCAAGACATCACCGGCGGTCTGCCGCGGGTGACCGAAATCTTCGAAGCCCGCAAGCCGAAGGATCCGGCCGTTATCGCCGAGATCGACGGAACGGTCGAACTGCTCGGCGAAAAACGCCGCGGCAAACGGACAATCATCGTCCGCAGCGAAAGCGGCATCGAGCGCGAACACCTCGTGTCGCACGGCAAGCACTTGCGCGTGCATGCCGGCGACTTTGTCCGGGCAGGCGAAGCCCTC
Coding sequences within:
- the rpoC gene encoding DNA-directed RNA polymerase subunit beta' yields the protein MSTADSSYDRINDYTAVKISLARPHDIRSWSFGEVKKPETINYRTYRPEKDGLFCERIFGPEKDWECACGKYRGMKYKGMICDRCGVKVTHSRVRRKRMGHIELAAPVVHIWFFKAMPSRLGNLLDMKTTSLEKVIYFQDYVVTNPGDTPLKKQQLLTEEEYRAAREQYGDGSFEAEMGAEAVRKLLVGLDLVTLSKQLREDLHETNSKQKKKDLINRLKIVESIRDSDNKPEWMVLDVIPVIPPDLRPLVLLDSGNFATSDLNDLYRRIINRNNRLKKLVDLNAPEVIIRNEKRMLQQSVDALFDNNRCKRPVLGSSNRPLKSLTDMIKGKQGRFRENLLGKRVDYSARSVIVVGPTLRLHQCGLPKKIALELFQPFIIRRLKELNHADTIKSAKKMLERKDDEVWDILEEVIRNHPVLLNRAPTLHRMGIQAFEPVLVEGNAIKLHPLVCKGFNADFDGDQMAVHLPLSIEAQVEAHTLMMATNNIFSPANGAPIISPSQDVVMGCYYLTMILHASQQGEGMIFSSLDEVQLAYSLGVVKTHARIKVRLPKNRRLKTDNEALAKPGALIDTTVGRVMFNSTLPEGMLFYNLPMRSSELAKVISDCYQALGRRKTIDLLDDMNRLGFRNSTRSGLSFATDDLITPSNKSRIIGEAEKSVLKIYKLYQRGIITEGERYNQVLDAWTHAREKITTEMMTELENDHRHTNYVNPIFLMAHSGARGGVEQIRQLAGMRGLMAKPSGKIIETPIKANFREGLTVLEYFSSTHGARKGLADTALKTADSGYLTRKLADVAQNVVITMHDCGTTQGITKGVIYRGEKVEVGLADSIRGRVSRANIVNPITDEMVVAESELITPKVARRIEDLGLEKIQVRSALTCDAPLGICRLCYGMDLSTGTLVEEGMAVGIIGAQSIGEPGTQLTMRTFHIGGVGQRSIVDNESRAKKNGVVQFTRLKVVRNDAGEQVVLTRNGEIQVLDPKGRELEKYEVPAGAILLVEENQEVKTGTVLCQWDPHSIPILAEVTGKVRYEDVIEGETMRIEKDPSGHVRRMVLEHKGDFHPQVVLEDESGKILDFYYLPEKAYIEVNEGDQVTAGTLLAKTPREVSGTQDITGGLPRVTEIFEARKPKDPAVIAEIDGTVELLGEKRRGKRTIIVRSESGIEREHLVSHGKHLRVHAGDFVRAGEALVDGPLVPHDILRISGEEAVQQYLVREIQNVYRSQRVEIDDKHIEIIVCQMLRKVRIESVGDTGLLPGSVMDKFEFRAVNQNLSQCVKITEKGDSDFAPGTIVPKDALEQVNAQIEALGGEPCKGTKPKPATASTQLLGITKAAVQSSSFISAASFQETTKVLTEAALAGKVDHLVGLKENVILGHLIPAGTGFHTFQGSEVRIRKEALEALAHEPERVLPRHFPLLETGDAGSKTATAEAPAATSLDSLLGGDGKAGKG